A single window of Deinococcus sp. Leaf326 DNA harbors:
- a CDS encoding nucleotide pyrophosphohydrolase, protein MTPSPDPTPLTFEAARQRVDTYISQFKEGYFPPLLMLARLTEETGEIARVIAHQNGKTPKPGEDVGDLELELADLLFVMLCMANERGVSLERGFARMMAKVETRDADRWTRKDVQEVAE, encoded by the coding sequence ATGACGCCTTCCCCCGATCCCACTCCCCTCACCTTCGAGGCGGCCCGGCAGCGGGTGGACACCTACATCTCGCAGTTCAAGGAGGGATACTTTCCGCCGCTCCTCATGCTGGCCCGGCTGACCGAGGAGACTGGCGAGATCGCGCGGGTGATCGCCCACCAGAACGGCAAGACGCCCAAGCCCGGCGAGGACGTGGGCGATCTTGAACTCGAACTCGCCGACCTGCTGTTCGTGATGCTGTGCATGGCGAACGAGCGCGGGGTGAGCCTGGAACGCGGCTTCGCGCGCATGATGGCCAAGGTCGAGACCCGTGACGCCGACCGCTGGACCCGCAAAGACGTGCAGGAGGTGGCCGAGTGA
- a CDS encoding DUF4384 domain-containing protein, with protein MRSAFVSVLLLGSLGLSACTVNVRSNSGLSGSGSNLITRLSPDRGEGATYAVGEPVQFSVTVRTPGYLTLVALNPGGYASPLVQNAYVGAGTTTFPRVQDGATYNVAAPRGLQRVRAIFTRVRPTTDLVFSGVYDGQRWNGATDSYLRPYAVADRDVQETYLYIR; from the coding sequence ATGCGTAGCGCCTTTGTGTCGGTCCTGCTGCTCGGCTCCCTGGGCCTGAGCGCGTGTACGGTGAACGTCCGTTCGAACAGCGGTCTGAGCGGCAGCGGCAGCAATCTCATCACCCGCCTGTCTCCCGACCGGGGCGAGGGCGCGACCTACGCGGTCGGCGAGCCGGTGCAGTTCAGCGTGACCGTGCGCACCCCCGGTTACCTGACCCTGGTGGCGCTGAACCCCGGCGGCTACGCCTCGCCGCTCGTCCAGAACGCGTATGTCGGAGCAGGTACCACCACCTTCCCGCGCGTGCAGGACGGCGCGACCTACAACGTGGCCGCGCCGCGCGGCCTCCAGCGCGTGCGCGCCATCTTCACCCGCGTGCGCCCCACCACCGACCTCGTGTTCAGCGGCGTGTACGACGGCCAGCGCTGGAACGGCGCAACTGACTCCTACCTGCGCCCCTATGCGGTCGCCGACCGCGACGTGCAGGAGACCTACCTCTACATCCGCTGA